One genomic segment of Paenibacillus sp. FSL H8-0332 includes these proteins:
- a CDS encoding extracellular solute-binding protein, with product MKGKRLAVLTSYGIVLSLLLSASSPGTGIILNSAEHEVYLFGKYDPPIQLHIARPVDQTWTYPGGDSIEDNIWYREYRNLLGIEIEHDWTALPGEYSRKLNVLIALGSLPEMFSVSAGQLKQLADADQLEDLTAVYERYASGRTKKLQLGDGGAALASATFNGKLLAIPIVNAPIYEANLLWVRTDWLDKLGLPEPKTLEEVFAIADAFTRQDPDGNNRQDTFGLAINNYLYGGIASVTGFFNAYHAYPQTWIKDGNGQVMYGSIQPEMKRALGKLQEMYRSGQLDREFGVKDSDQVVEDIAANKLGMTFGANWNPYVFLDAVRQNPGMEWKPYAVPSVDGVPAKASVGFSASGYVVVRKGYQHPEAVVKMLNLHEEVVHGSRRGEGEFITVEEAGGRINTSRLSFVQSGVSNEDVAESLSLLREAIRNEDGSLLKDALTETDKYGPTLDYLTTGNMDNWAVAHQYFGFETTMDHYSGDRLLMTAFGGQTPTMTEKWAMLDRLEKETFTKIIMGAVSIDEFDRFVKDWNRLGGKAILEEINEPYGGE from the coding sequence GTGAAGGGAAAGAGATTGGCAGTCTTGACGTCTTACGGAATCGTTCTGTCGCTGCTGCTAAGCGCGAGCAGTCCCGGAACGGGCATAATTCTGAACTCTGCGGAACATGAAGTCTACCTGTTTGGAAAATACGATCCGCCGATTCAGCTTCATATCGCTCGTCCGGTCGATCAGACCTGGACGTATCCCGGCGGTGACAGCATTGAAGATAATATCTGGTACCGGGAGTACCGCAACCTGTTGGGCATCGAAATTGAACACGATTGGACCGCCCTGCCGGGCGAGTACAGCCGCAAGCTGAATGTCCTGATCGCATTGGGCAGTCTGCCGGAGATGTTCTCCGTCTCCGCAGGCCAGCTCAAACAGCTGGCGGATGCGGATCAATTGGAAGATCTGACGGCGGTCTATGAGCGTTACGCCTCCGGCCGCACCAAAAAACTACAGCTGGGAGACGGCGGTGCGGCCTTGGCTTCCGCCACGTTCAACGGCAAACTGCTGGCCATTCCCATCGTCAATGCTCCGATCTACGAAGCCAATCTGCTGTGGGTGCGTACGGACTGGCTGGACAAATTAGGTCTGCCTGAGCCCAAAACGCTGGAGGAGGTGTTTGCGATTGCTGATGCATTTACGCGGCAAGATCCCGACGGCAACAACCGGCAGGATACCTTTGGCCTGGCCATCAATAATTACCTGTATGGCGGCATTGCCTCGGTTACCGGATTCTTCAATGCGTATCATGCTTATCCGCAGACCTGGATCAAGGACGGGAACGGTCAAGTGATGTACGGTTCCATACAGCCGGAGATGAAGCGTGCGCTGGGCAAGCTTCAGGAGATGTACAGGAGCGGGCAGCTGGACCGGGAATTCGGTGTCAAGGACAGCGACCAGGTAGTGGAGGATATCGCCGCGAACAAGCTCGGCATGACGTTCGGCGCCAACTGGAATCCCTATGTATTCCTGGATGCGGTACGGCAAAACCCCGGAATGGAGTGGAAGCCGTATGCGGTGCCTTCGGTGGATGGCGTGCCGGCCAAGGCCAGCGTAGGCTTCTCGGCCAGCGGATATGTCGTAGTGCGCAAAGGCTATCAGCACCCGGAGGCTGTAGTGAAAATGCTGAACCTGCATGAAGAGGTGGTTCATGGCTCCAGACGCGGCGAAGGCGAATTCATTACTGTGGAAGAAGCCGGCGGACGGATCAACACCTCCAGGCTGTCCTTTGTCCAATCCGGTGTATCCAACGAGGATGTGGCAGAGTCGTTGTCGTTACTGCGCGAGGCTATCAGGAACGAGGATGGAAGCCTGCTGAAGGATGCGCTCACCGAAACCGACAAATACGGGCCGACCCTTGATTACCTGACAACCGGAAATATGGATAATTGGGCCGTTGCCCATCAATACTTCGGGTTCGAGACGACCATGGACCACTATAGCGGCGACCGGCTGCTGATGACTGCCTTCGGAGGACAGACCCCTACGATGACAGAGAAGTGGGCCATGCTGGACAGACTCGAGAAAGAAACCTTCACCAAAATTATTATGGGGGCGGTTTCCATTGATGAATTCGATAGATTCGTAAAGGATTGGAACCGGCTTGGCGGTAAAGCGATCCTGGAAGAAATTAATGAACCGTATGGAGGAGAGTGA